Proteins from a single region of Gossypium arboreum isolate Shixiya-1 chromosome 1, ASM2569848v2, whole genome shotgun sequence:
- the LOC108464991 gene encoding dirigent protein-like has translation MEAKRSLLAIFLLLSFLSISTATPTRKTRTRNPCKSMVFYFHDIIYNGHNAKNATSAIVGSPQWGNKTILTGKNHFGDLVVFDDPITLDNNLHSKPVGRAQGFYIYDKKDIFTAWLGFSFVFNSTQHKGSINFAGADPLMNKTRDISVIGGTGDFFMARGVATLMTDAFEGEVYFRLRTDINLYECW, from the coding sequence ATGGAAGCTAAGAGATCCCTATTAGCCATCTTCCTCCTCCTTTCCTTCCTCTCCATATCAACCGCAACACCAACTCGAAAAACCCGAACCCGAAATCCATGCAAGAGCATGGTTTTTTATTTCCACGACATAATCTACAACGGCCATAACGCAAAGAACGCAACATCAGCCATTGTAGGTTCACCACAATGGGGGAACAAGACCATTTTAACAGGAAAAAACCATTTCGGAGACCTGGTCGTGTTCGACGACCCCATTACCTTAGACAACAACTTGCATTCGAAACCAGTGGGTCGAGCCCAAGGGTTTTATATCTACGACAAGAAAGACATATTCACAGCTTGGTTGGGTTTCTCCTTCGTTTTCAATTCTACCCAACATAAAGGAAGTATAAACTTCGCCGGTGCTGATCCGTTGATGAACAAGACGAGGGATATATCAGTGATTGGTGGAACAGGTGATTTCTTCATGGCTCGAGGAGTGGCTACTTTGATGACTGATGCCTTTGAAGGGGAAGTATATTTTCGTCTTCGAACTGATATTAATTTGTATGAATGTTGGTAA